CCGCGAACATGTACTGCCCGTTGTGCATTGAGTTCGCGGATTGCACGACCTCTTCGAAGAGCTGCCCCACTTCCACTGCGATTGCCTGCCGCTCCGTTGGAGTCACGGAATCAGTGCCAGCTCGCACAACCAGCTCCCGTGTTCGGTTCAGGATGTTCCCGATCTTATCGAGAGTATCATCATAAGCTGTGATCTCTGTTGAGGCGTTCTCGGCGTTCTTCTTATGCTGATCAGCCCCTCTGAGCGCGGATCGCAGCCTCACGGCCTTGGCTGCGCCGTGCGGATCATCAGAGAGCCGATTGATGCGACGACCGGAGCCTACCTGCTCCTGCATCATCTGGTAACGCTGAAACGCGGAGTTGATATTCCGTATCGACCTCTCGATCATCACGTTGTTAGTGATCCGCATGGCCTACACCCCTAACGCCGGCCGACTAGTCCGGTACCATTGATGAGCCTATCCAGCATCTCGTCCATGACGTTAACCAGGCGTGATGCAGCATCATAGGCCGCCTGGTGTTTGATGAGCTCCAGCAACTCCTCGTCTGGCGACACTCCAGACACGGCCTCGCGCCGCATGTGTTGCTGATCGAGGACCCCAGCATACACATCACTCGACCTTATGGATTCCTGGGTATCCAAACCCAGCCCTGTGATCATTCCCCCGTAGAAATCACGGAACGAGGCTATTCCACCATTCATGGTGAGGACGTCTTTGAGCTGCGCAATCTTCAGGGCATTCTTCCCATTTCCTGGGCTCCCAGCAGCATCGGCGGCGGCGATCTTCCCGGAATCGTTCACGATCGCCTGCGCCACTCTGATCCCTCCGGCGCCATGGCCCTCGAAGAAATCCCCGCCTGGATTGCCCTCAATGTCGAATCCGCTGCGATGGATCTGGTTCACCGCTGCTATGACGCCATCCGCCAGATCGTCGATCTGCCGAAGGTAGCTCGGGATGACCTGGTTCGCCGCCTCAAGAAGCCCCTTGACACGCCCGCCAGTGATCGGAGTCTCGAGAGAGATCTCCCGGCTCTCCGGGCCTGCCACCAGCATCCGACCACCGACCGTGACATTCACGGCCCCGTTGCTCTCCTCGACCGCCGTCACGTCCACATCCGACGCTAGCTCCTCAACGAGGAGGTCACGTCTGTCGAGAAGGTCGCTCACGTTTTCACCCACAACCTGCCCGCGGATGATCTCCCGGTTGATCGACGCAATGTTCGC
The sequence above is a segment of the Clostridia bacterium genome. Coding sequences within it:
- the flgK gene encoding flagellar hook-associated protein FlgK, producing MYSSFFGLETARRALFAQRAAIDITGHNLANASTPGYRRQRALLVATPPAAGGLAPGTGVTVASIERMRDQFVDTQIRNTLASLGRWEARNGVLEEMQEVFKEPSDIGLSAMMDRFWISWHELSGAARDPGRRTSIQQEGASLASAFNLASTQLKEMSDDIQRNIGAMVGRVNATAANIASINREIIRGQVVGENVSDLLDRRDLLVEELASDVDVTAVEESNGAVNVTVGGRMLVAGPESREISLETPITGGRVKGLLEAANQVIPSYLRQIDDLADGVIAAVNQIHRSGFDIEGNPGGDFFEGHGAGGIRVAQAIVNDSGKIAAADAAGSPGNGKNALKIAQLKDVLTMNGGIASFRDFYGGMITGLGLDTQESIRSSDVYAGVLDQQHMRREAVSGVSPDEELLELIKHQAAYDAASRLVNVMDEMLDRLINGTGLVGRR